The DNA region TGACCTGGGAGTACAAGATCCCGCGCTCGCCGTCGGCCGAGGAGCTCGCCCGCGAGTTCAACGGCAAGGCGCTCGCGGACGTGAAGGATCCCAAGGCGGACCCGAAGGATCCGAAGGCCCCGCTGCTGGCGAAGGAGGGCGAGCAGCTCGCCACGTTCGCGCACCTGCAGGACGACGGCACCACCGCGTCCGGGAACTGGCTGTACTGCGGCTCGTTCACGCAGGCCGGCAACCAGATGGCGCGCCGCGACGTCTCCGACCCGAGCGGCCTCGGCGTCACGCCGACGTGGGGCTGGTCGTGGCCGGCCAACCGCCGCGTGCTCTACAACCGCGCCTCCTGCGATCCGTCCGGGAAGCCCTGGGACAAGAACCGCAAGCTGGTCTGGTGGAACGGCGCGAAGTGGGTCGGGCACGACGTGCCGGACTTCAAGGTGGACTCGAAGCCCGAGGAGGGCATGTCGCCCTTCATCATGAACCCGGAGGGCATGGGCCGGCTGTTCGCGCTCGACAAGATGGCCGAGGGGCCGTTCCCCGAGCACTACGAGCCGTTCGAGTCGCCGGCGGCGTCGAACGCGATGCACCCGAAGGTCGGGCCGAACCCCGCCGCGCGGATCTTCCCCGGCGACAAGGCGCAGCTCGGGCTCCCGGGCGAGTTCCCGTACGCCGCGACCACCTACCGCGTGGTGGAGCACTTCCACTTCTGGACCAAGCACGCGCGCATCCCGTCGGTGCTCCAGCCCGAGCTGTTCATCGAGCTGGACGAGGTGCTCGCCGGCAAGAAGGGCATCCGCAGCGGCGACGCCGTCGCGGTCCGGTCGAAGCGCGGCCGCATCGTGGGCAAGGCGGTGGTCACGAAGCGCATCAAGCCCCTGAAGATCGCGGGCCAGGAGGTCCACACCGTCGGCATCCCCATCCACTGGGGCTTCGACGGGCTCACCAAGCCCGGCTACATCTCGAACACCCTCACCCCCTTCGTCGGCGACGCGAACACCCAGACGCCCGAGTTCAAGGCGTTCCTGGTGGACGTGGAGAAGGCCGCCGCGGGGCAGGTCTAGGAGGCGGCCATGGCGTTCCAGTCTCTCGACGTCATCAACCGGTCCGCCTCCACCAGCACGCCGCCGCAGGCGCGCGGCGCGCTGGAGGTCGCGAAGCTCATCGACATCTCCAAGTGCATCGGCTGCAAGGCGTGCCAGTCGGCGTGCATGGAGTGGAACGACCTGCGCGACGAGGTGGGGATCAACCCGGGCCACTACGACAACCCGGCCGACCTCACCGCGCAGTCGTGGACGGTGATGCGCTTCTACGAGGAGGAGCTCCCCGCGGACAAGGGGCTCGCCTGGCTCATCGTGAAGGACGGCTGCCTGCACTGCGCCGAGCCCGGGTGCCTGAAGGCCTGCCCGGCCCCCGGCGCGATCGTGCAGTACGCGAACGGGATCGTGGACTTCCAGCAGGACCAGTGCATCGGCTGCGGGTACTGCCAGACCGGCTGTCCGTTCAACATCCCGCGCTACTCGATGAAGGACCAGAAGGCGTACAAGTGCACGCTCTGCTCCGACCGCGTCTCGGTCGGGCTCGAGCCGGCGTGCGTGAAGACCTGCCCCACCGGCGCGCTCGCCTTCGGCACCAAGACGGACATGAAGGACCTCGCCGGCGAGCGGCTGGTCGAGCTGAAGTCGCGCGGCTTCGAGAAGGCGGCGCTCTACGATCCGTCCGGCGTGGGCGGCACGCACGTGCTGTTCGTGCTGCCGCACGGCGATCCGGAGCTGTACCGGCTGCCGAAGGATCCGCGCGTGTCGCCGCTGGTGGCGCTGTGGCGCAGCGGCGTCGCCAAGACGCTGGGCGTCCTCACCATGGTCTCGGTCGTGGTGGCCGGGATCTTCCACTACATGAAGGTCGGGCCGATCGAGGTCGACGAGGACCACAAGGAGAACCCGTCATGATGCCTGCGATGCGGATGCCGCCGGGGCGAGAGGTCGTCCCGCGCTACTCGACCGGCGAGCGCCTCACGCACTGGGCCGTGGCGGTCGCCTACGTGGCGCTGTTCCTCTCCGGCCTCGCCATGTTCCACCCGTTCTTCTACTGGACCAGCGCGTTCTTCGGCGGCGCGGCGTTCATGCGGGTGCTCCACCCGTTCCTGGGGGTGGCGCTGTTCGTGCTGTTCTACGCGTACGCGCTGCGGCTGTGGCGCGACAACATCATGACGGACAGCGACAAGAAGTGGATGAGCAACATGGTCGCCTACATGAACAAGGCGGCCGAGCCCTACGTGGACGGGAAGTACAACGCCGGCCAGAAGCTCATGTACTGGTCGATGGTGGTGGTGATCGCCGGCCTGTTCCTCACCGGCATCGTGCTGTGGCGTCCCTACTTCGCGCCGTCGTTCGCGCTCGTCACCCGCCGCGTGGCGGCCGTCCTCCACGCCGGGCTCGCGTTCGTGATGTTCGTGGGCATCGGCATCCACGTCTACGCCGCCTACTGGACCAAGGGCTCGATGCGCGCCATGACCCGGGGCACCGTCTCCGGCGCGTGGGCGCGCTTCCACCACCCGGGCTGGTACGCCCGGATGACGGGCAAGGAGCGGCCGTGACCGGGCCGCGCGGGGCGGCGATCGCGGGGGAGGCGGCGTGAACACGCTCGTGCAGCTCCCCGGGGTCGAGATCCCGTACCTGCGCCTGCCGGAGCCGGGCCTGCTGTTCGCCGGCCGGGCCGGGCGGTTCCAGGCCGTCGCCGCGGAGCGCGGCGGCGATCCGTTCCTCGCGTTCCTGGGGCGGCTCGCCACCGCGCAGCGCGCTGCGATCGCGGCCGTCCCGGGGTTCGTGCCGCCGCGCGCGCCGGGCCGGCCCCTGGACCGCGACGCGCTCGCCGCGGATCCGGCGCTCGGCGCGGTGCTCCGGGCGCTGCTCGCGGCCCTCCCCGCCGACGGCCTGCCGGACGCCGCGGCGGAGGCCGTGCGCGGGCTCCGCGACGCCGCGCCGGACGCGCTCCGGCGCATCGCGGCCGGCGTGCTCGCCGGGACCTCCCGCCGCGAGGACCTGGCCGCGGCGACGTTCGCCGGGGCCGCGCTGCAGGTGCTCGCCACGGCGCGGGCCGCGCGGCTCGACCCATCCGCGGTGGCGCGGGCGGAGGGCGGCTGCCCGGTGTGCGGCTCGCCGCCGGTGGCCGGCGTGGTGCAGGGCGACGATCGCCTCCGCTACCTCACGTGCTCGCTCTGCGCGGCCGAGTGGCACCTCCCGCGGATCCGCTGCGCCGGGTGCCAGGCCACCGCCGGCCTCGCCTACCACCACCTCGAGAACGATCCCGGCGCGCGCGCCGAGACCTGCGCCGCCTGCCAGGGCTACCTGAAGCTGTTCGACCTCGAGGAGCGCCCCGGCTCGGAGCCGTTCGCCGACGACGCGGCCACGCTCGCGCTCGACCTGCTCCTCGGCGAGGCCGGGCACGGGCGCATCGGCGCGAACCTGTTCCTGCCCGTCGGCGCCTGAGCCCGGGCGCGGGCGCTACCGTCCCGACCCGACCCAGGCGCGGAGGTGCAGCCGCGCCAGCTCGGCGTGCGCGGCGTGGCCGGCCGCCTCCGCCGCGTCGAGCATCCGCCCCAGCACGTCGTCCATGTCCACCGCGACGTGACGCTGCCAGCCCGCCCGCAGCGCCAGGTCCCACGCGGCGGCGTGGCGCCCCTCGGCCCGCGCGCGGTCGCTCTCGGCGAGGAGGTGCGCGCGCAGCGGCCCGGGCCCGGCCAGCGCGGCGCGCAGCGCGGGATCCGGCGCCGCGCGGCCGCCGGTCGCTCGCTGCCACGCCGCCGAGATGACGCGGGCCGCGCTCTCGCCCGGGCGCGCCAGGCGACCCGCGAACGCGAGCGTGCCCCCGAACGCGCCCAGCGCGCCGGCGTACGCGCGGGCCGCGTCCGCGGCGCGACCCCGCCCCTCCTCGTGCCAGCCCAGCACCGCGCCCGGCCACGCGAGATCCGGCCGGGCCGCGAGCGCGGCGCGCGCGGCCGACGCCGCCGCGCTCCAGTCCTGCGCGAACAGCGCCACGTCGCCCGCCCCGGTGAGCCGGCGCAGCGCGGCGCGCGCGGCCGCGGGCACGAGCCGCGCGTCGAGCAGCCAGTCGGAGAACGTCTCGCGCGCGACGCCGAGGTCCTGCGCCAGCGACGCCGCGCCGCTCTCGCCCGCCAGCACCGCGAGGCCGCTCTCCAGCGCCGCCTCGCACGCCCGGCGCAGGCGCGCCGGCTCGGACGCGAGCCCGGGGGCGAGGTCGGTCGGGTGCCAGGCGCCGCCGGGGTGCCAGGCGATCGCCTCGCGGGGGCGTCCGCCCGGCCCGAAGCGGAGCGCCAGCACCGCGCCGTCCGCGCCGCGCGCGAACGGCAGCGCGTCCGGGAGCAGCTCGCCCCCGCGCACCGCGCCGGCCGCCGGCTCGAGCAGCGCCTCCGGGTCTACCGTCTCGTCGAACGGGCCGAGCCCGCCCGGGAGGAACAGCCCGCGAGGGAGCTGCAGGTGCAGCGCGCGCTCGACGGCGGCCAGCGCCCGGTCCGCGGAGTGCATGCCCGGATCGTAGCCATCCCCGCGACGCGCGGCCCCGCTACCCGGCGAGCAGGGTGGGGCCCCGACGAGCTCCGATCGGCGGGGCGGGGCGCAGCCCCGTCAGAAGGCGGGGGGCAGCCCCCTCTAGATCGCCCTGGACACCAGCACCACGCCGCAGCCCTGCCAGGTGAACAGCAGCCCCGCGTCCGCGTACGGGCCGTCGCTGGGCATGCCCGGGACGCGGTCGGTCCAGACGCGGCGCAGCTCGAGCGTGCCGCCGGTGATGCAGCCGTTGCCGTCGTGCTCGAGATCCAGGTCGGCGAGGGTGGTGTACGCCAGGTGCATGCTGGTCAGGCCGGAGCGCACGGTGGCGGAGGTGTCCGAGCGCGCGCGGCCGGCGACGGTGCCGGCGCCGAACGTGAGGCTGCCCGTCGGGTGCACCACCACCGTCATCGAGTAGCCGTCGCCGGCGCTCGTCAGCGTGGACGTCAGGCTCCAGGTGACGGTGCTCCCGGCGCGCGTCACGGTGCCGTCCACGGTGATGGCGTCGGTGCCCATGGTGATGGTGCAGCCGTCGTACGCGATGCTGCCCACGCTCACGCTCACGCAGGCCGGGTCGTCGAACCCGGTCAGCGCCGCGGCGCTCGGGCCGCCCAGGATGGACAGCGTGCGCTCGAGGCCGGCGCCGGGCAGGCCCGTCGCGGCCGCGACGGAGGCCGAGCCCCAGGCGCTCGCCGCCATGGTGTCGGGCAGGCCCGCGACGGACGAGGCGCGCGCGTCGGCGGTGGCGCTCGTGTCCGTCCGGAGCGCGATCGCGTCGGCGGTCGTGCCCTCGGCGGTGGCCGCGGCCGCCTGCTCCTCCGCGGTCGGCGACGAGGCAGCGCCATAGGTGAACTTGCGCGAGGCGGGATCCGCTGCCTCGTCACCGCCACCGCAGGCCATCGCCGCGGCACAGAGCGCGGCGAGCGTGAGCTTTCGCATGTGAGTCCCCATCGGCGTTCGCCGGTTGGTGAAGCCCCTGGCCTAGCACGCGTCACGGCCGGGAGGGCAGCCCCCGAACCGTGCGGAGACGAACGCCCGACCTCCGCCCACAGGCGGTCGGGTACGACACGCTGGGTGAATCCGCCCCGGTCCGCGGCGCGGGCGGTGGCGGCGCGCCGCGTCAGCCGAGGAACAGGTCCGGCATCAGCTCGGCGCCGGGCTCGACCGCGTAGCGCGACAGGTCGGTGATCCCGGCCTCGCGCAGCACCTCGTCGTCGATGAAGAAGTTGCCGGTGCAGGCCCGGGCCGGGCGGCGGAGGATCTCCATGGCCGCGTCGGCGACGATCTCGGGCGTGCGCCCGTGCCGGGCGGTCTCGTCGCCGCCGAGCAGGTTCAGCGCGGCGGTGGCGATCACGGTGCGCGGCCAGAGCGCGTTCACCGCGATGCCCTGGTCGCGCAGCTCCTCGGCCATGCCCAGCACGCACATGCTCATGCCGTACTTCGCCATGGTGTAGGCGAGGTGGTTCGCGAACCAGCGCGGCTCCATCGACAGCGGCGGCGACAGGTTGAGCACGTGCGGGTTCGCGGCGCGGGCCAGGTGCGGGATGCAGGCCTGCGAGACGGCGAACGTGCCGCGCGCGTTCACGCCGTGCATCAGGTCCCAGCGCTTCATGGGCGTGTCCACGGTGCCCGCCAGGAAGATCGCGCTGGCGTTGTTGACGAGCACGTCGATCCCGCCGAACCGCTCGACGGCGCGCGCCACCGCCGCCGCGATCTGCGCCTCGTCGCGGATGTCGCACTCCACCGCGAGCGCGCGCCCGCCGGCGCGCTCCATCTCCTCGGCCGCGTCGTGGATGGTGCCGGGGAGCCGCGGGTGCGGGGCCGAGGTCTTCGCGGCCACCACCACGTTCGCGCCCTGGCGGGCGGCGGCCACGCCGATGGCGCGCCCGATCCCCCGGCTCGCGCCGGTGATGAAGACGGTCTTGTCCTTCAGTGAAGTCATGGCGGCCTCGGGCTGGGGGTCGAACCCTTATTCAGGGTCCTGCCACGGCGCGTCAACGGGTCGCTCGGGGCGGCGGGGCGGCCGCGGTCCCACCTCGATATCGCTGCGGCGGAAGCGCGCGCCGTCCCTCGCCCCCTCCCACCGGTCGCGTGTGGGACAACGCCCACCCCCACGGCTCCAGATCCGATCCTGAACGCCGGCCCAGGCCCGTCCCGGCGCGCCGGGGCGACCGTTGACTTCTCCGGCCGATGTCCGTAGATCCGAACCAGCCGGTGGGAGAAAGTGGCAAAAAGCGGATCCCGGCGGGAAGATCGGCCAGCCCGTGTTCTTCGGAACCTTCAACCACGCGATCGACGCGAAGGGGCGCACCAGCCTCCCCGCGAAGTTTCGCGAGGCGCTGGCCGCGGCCGGGGAGCCGCGCATCGTGCTCATGCAGTACCCGCACTGGCGGGCGGTGCAGGCGCTCCCGCAGTCGGTCTGGAACGAGCTGGTGAAGAAGGTGATGGAGGCCTCGCCGCTCGACGCGCGGTGGCAGCGCAACGTGCTCAAGTTCGTCTCGAGCGCGCACGAGGTGGACCTCGACGTCCACGGCCGCGTGCTGGTCCCGCCGCCGCTCCGCGAGTGGGCGGGCCTGCAGAAGGACGTCGTCTGGGTGGGGATGGGGCGGACCATCCACCTGTACGACCGGGCGGCCTACGACGAGCAGATGTCCGCGGAGATCCCGGCGGACCAGGTGGTGGACTTCTTCAGGACGTAGCGGGCGAAGGGGAACGGGCAATGTACGAGGCGCGCAACCAGGACGAGGTCACGGTGATCCGCTGCGTGGGCGAGCTCACGCGCGACGAGCTGTCCGCCATCGCGGGGCTGGCGCAGCGCGCCCGCCACGAGGGCCGGATGGTGGTGGTGGACCTGAAGCGCGTCACGCACCTGCACTACGCGGGCGCGGCGCTGCTGAAGGCCATCCCCGGCCTGCGCGCCGCGGGCGCGAGCCGCTACGTGCGCGACCTGGTGCACGCCGGCGGCGCGGGCGGCTACGTGGAGCTGTATGGCGACGTGGAGGAGGCCGTCCGGGCGGCGTGAGCGCGGACTTTCGCCATGAGCCGGTACTCGCGAACGAGGTCCTGGAGCTCCTGCGCCCCCGGCCGGGCGAGCTGTTCCTCGACGGCACGCTCGGCGGCGGCGGGCACTCCGGCCTGCTGCTCGAGGCGGGGGCGCGCGTGATCGCCCTCGACAAGGATCCCCGCGCGCTCGCCGCGGCCACCGCCCGGCTCGCCCGCTTCGGCGAGGCGTTCCGCGCCGTGCGCTCCGACTTCCGCGACGCGAAGAACGTGCTCGAGGCGCTCGGCATCGGCGCGGTGGACGGCGCCCTGGTGGACCTGGGCGTCTCCTCGCCCCAGCTCGACGAGGCGGAGCGCGGCTTCTCCTTCTCGCGGCCCGGACCGCTCGACATGCGCATGGGCGACACCGGCGAGACGCTGGAGGACCTGCTGCGCCGGATCGACGAGCGCGAGCTGGCCCGCATCCTGCGCGAGTACGGCGAGGAGCCGTTCGCGCGGCCGGTGGCGCGCGCCATCAAGGCGGCGCTGGAGGCCGAGGCGCCGCTCGACACCGCGCGGCTCGCCGAGGTGGTGGCCGGCGCCATCCCGCGCAAGGCCTGGCCGCACCGGATCCACCCGGCCACCCGCACGTTCCAGGCGCTGCGCATCGCGGTGAACGACGAGCTGGGCGCGCTGGCGGCGTGGCTGGACGGCCTGCCCGGCGTCCTCGCGCCGGGCGGGCGCGCCGCGGCCATCTCCTTCCACTCGCTCGAGGACCGGATGGTGAAGGAGAAGTTCCGGGCGCTGACGCAGGCCTGCACCTGCCCGCCCGACCTGCCGGTGTGCGCCTGCGGGGCGAAGGCCTCCTTCGCGGCCATCACCCGCAAGGCGGTCAAGGCGTCCGACGACGAGATCGCGCGCAACCCGCGCGCCCGGAGCGCGCGCCTGCGCGCGGTGGAGAAGCTGCGATGAGCGCCCGCGCCTCCGCGCGCCGCGCCGCGCCGGGCCTCCCCGGCGCGCGCCTGGCCGGCGAGATCGCGCTCGCCGCCGCGCTGCTCGCGGCGCTGGGCGTGTTCCACATCTGGTCGCGCACGCGCGTGGTGGCCGCGGGCTACGCGCTCGGCGAGCTGCAGAAGCAGCACGCCGAGCTGGTGGCCGCGCAGGACCAGCTGCGCATCGAGCTGGAGATGCTGCGGTCGCCCGGGCAGCTGGAGCGGGCGGTGCACACGAGGCTTTCTGGGCTGGGCATGGCTCCGCCGGACCGCGGTGCGGTGTTGGCGGCAGGCCCGGAGCGTCCGCTGGACGCGCCGGGTAGGGCGGGCGTGGATGGGGTTGGTCACCCTCCTCGGCCGGCGGAGCCATCCCCTTCTGCTGGGCGGGCGGCGGCGGCGGGGCCTGCGGCGGCTCCCGGGGCGGCGTACGCGCTCCGGGGTCCGCTGCGGGCGGGCCGCGCGCCGCCGGGGGAGCCGTAGGCCGTGCGCGCCGGGCCGGACCCCCGCGCCGCGCGCTGGATCGCCTTCCGCATCACCGTGTTCTCCGCCCTGCTCGCCGCCGGCCTGGCCGCGGTGGCGGGGCGGGTGTTCTGGCTGCAGGTGCTGCAGCGCGACGCGCTCGCCGGCGAGGCGGTGGACCAGTACCTGCGCGAGCTGGTGCTCCGGCCGCGGCGCGGCGTCATCACCGATCGCAGCGGCGTGCTGCTCGCCGGCAGCGCCGACGCGCAGTCCGCCTACGCCGACCCGAAGCTGCTCGCCGAGCACGACCGCTCCGGCGCCGCGGTCCGGCGCATCGCCCGCATCCTGAAGCAGGACCCGCGCGCGCTGCAGCGGAAGCTCGCCAAGGGCGGGCGCTTCGTGTGGCTGGAGCGGCGCATCCCGCCCGCCGAGGCGGCCGCGCTGCGCAGGTGGATCGACGAGGAGCGGGTGCGCGCGGTGCGGCTCGTCCCCGAGACGCGGCGCTACTACCCGAAGCTCGAGCTGGCGGCGCAGGTGCTGGGCGTGGTGGACGACGACGGCGCGGGGCGGGAGGGCGTGGAGCTCGCCGAGGACGAGCTGCTCCGGGGCGAGCCGGCGCGCGTGCCGTCGCTGCGCGACGGGCGCGGGCGGGTGGTGCTCGCCGACGCGCCCTCGCCCGGCCGCGAGCGCGAGGGCGCGCGGGTGGAGCTGACGCTCGACCAGGGCCTGCAGGTGGTGACGGAGCGGGCGCTGGCGCGGGCGGTGACCGGCTCGCGCGCGCTGTCCGGCACCGCCGTGGCGATGGACCCGCGCACCGGCGAGGTGCTGGCGCTCGCCAGCTACCCGGTCGCGAACGCGAACGCGCCGCGCACCGCGGACGCCATCCGCAACCGCCCGGTGACCGACGCGTTCGAGCCCGGCTCCACCATCAAGACGTTCGTGATCGCGGCGGCGCTCGACCGCGGCGCCGTCGGCCCGAAGGACCCGTTCGACTGCGGCGCGGGCCGCTGGCCGGTGGGCAGCCACGTGATCCACGACACCCACCCGGTGGGCTGGGCGGGGCCGTCGCGCATCCTGGTGGAGAGCTCCAACATCGGCGCGGCGCAGATCGGCGCGCGGCTCGGGCGGGAGGGCGTGCGCGACGCGCTGCTCGCGTTCGGCTTCGGCGAGCGCCCCGGCATCGGGCTGCCCGGCGAGATCCGCGGGCAGGTGCAGCTGGCCCGCTCCGACATCGGCCTCGCCACCCAGAGCTTCGGCCAGGGTCCCATCACCGCCAGCCCGCTCCAGGTCACGACGGCGATGGCCGCGATCGCGAACGGCGGCGCGCTGGTGCGCCCGCGCCTGGTGAAGCGCGTGCTCGACCCCGCCACCGGGCAGGTGCTGGAGGCGCCCGCCGCCGAGGTGGTCCGGCAGGCGGTGCGCCCGGAGGTCGCCGCGATGGTGGCGCGGTGGCTGGTGGGCGTGGTGGAGGAGCCGAAGGGAACGGGGAAGCGCGCGCGGCTCGACGGCTGGCGCGCCGCCGGGAAGACCGGCACCGCCCAGAAGCCGGACCGGATCTCCGGCGGCTACTCCGCCGACCGGCACTACAGCTCGTTCGTGGGCTTCGCGCCGGGGGAGCAGGCGCGCATCGCCATCGGCGTGTTCATCGACGAGCCGCGCGGCGAGATCTACGGCGGCGAGGTGGCGGCGCCGGCGTTCCGCGAGATCGCCGAGTACGCGCTGCGGATGATGGGCGTGCCGCCGGATCCGTCGGCGGTGCGCACCCCGCCCCCCGCCGCGATCGAGGTGGCGCAGGCGCCGGCCGCCGACGAGCCGCCGGAGCCGCCCGCGGTGGAGTGGGCCGACCGGCGCCAGGCGGCGATGCCCGCCGGCAGCGTGGCGGTCCCGGCGCTGGCCGGCCTCCCCATGCGCGCCGCCATCCGCCGCCTGGAGGAGCTCGACCTCGCCCCCGACCCGAGCGGCTCGGGCCGGGTGATCG from Anaeromyxobacter dehalogenans 2CP-C includes:
- the fdxH gene encoding formate dehydrogenase subunit beta, whose product is MAFQSLDVINRSASTSTPPQARGALEVAKLIDISKCIGCKACQSACMEWNDLRDEVGINPGHYDNPADLTAQSWTVMRFYEEELPADKGLAWLIVKDGCLHCAEPGCLKACPAPGAIVQYANGIVDFQQDQCIGCGYCQTGCPFNIPRYSMKDQKAYKCTLCSDRVSVGLEPACVKTCPTGALAFGTKTDMKDLAGERLVELKSRGFEKAALYDPSGVGGTHVLFVLPHGDPELYRLPKDPRVSPLVALWRSGVAKTLGVLTMVSVVVAGIFHYMKVGPIEVDEDHKENPS
- a CDS encoding formate dehydrogenase subunit gamma; this translates as MMPAMRMPPGREVVPRYSTGERLTHWAVAVAYVALFLSGLAMFHPFFYWTSAFFGGAAFMRVLHPFLGVALFVLFYAYALRLWRDNIMTDSDKKWMSNMVAYMNKAAEPYVDGKYNAGQKLMYWSMVVVIAGLFLTGIVLWRPYFAPSFALVTRRVAAVLHAGLAFVMFVGIGIHVYAAYWTKGSMRAMTRGTVSGAWARFHHPGWYARMTGKERP
- the fdhE gene encoding formate dehydrogenase accessory protein FdhE, with the translated sequence MNTLVQLPGVEIPYLRLPEPGLLFAGRAGRFQAVAAERGGDPFLAFLGRLATAQRAAIAAVPGFVPPRAPGRPLDRDALAADPALGAVLRALLAALPADGLPDAAAEAVRGLRDAAPDALRRIAAGVLAGTSRREDLAAATFAGAALQVLATARAARLDPSAVARAEGGCPVCGSPPVAGVVQGDDRLRYLTCSLCAAEWHLPRIRCAGCQATAGLAYHHLENDPGARAETCAACQGYLKLFDLEERPGSEPFADDAATLALDLLLGEAGHGRIGANLFLPVGA
- a CDS encoding SMI1/KNR4 family protein, with the protein product MHSADRALAAVERALHLQLPRGLFLPGGLGPFDETVDPEALLEPAAGAVRGGELLPDALPFARGADGAVLALRFGPGGRPREAIAWHPGGAWHPTDLAPGLASEPARLRRACEAALESGLAVLAGESGAASLAQDLGVARETFSDWLLDARLVPAAARAALRRLTGAGDVALFAQDWSAAASAARAALAARPDLAWPGAVLGWHEEGRGRAADAARAYAGALGAFGGTLAFAGRLARPGESAARVISAAWQRATGGRAAPDPALRAALAGPGPLRAHLLAESDRARAEGRHAAAWDLALRAGWQRHVAVDMDDVLGRMLDAAEAAGHAAHAELARLHLRAWVGSGR
- a CDS encoding SDR family oxidoreductase; the protein is MTSLKDKTVFITGASRGIGRAIGVAAARQGANVVVAAKTSAPHPRLPGTIHDAAEEMERAGGRALAVECDIRDEAQIAAAVARAVERFGGIDVLVNNASAIFLAGTVDTPMKRWDLMHGVNARGTFAVSQACIPHLARAANPHVLNLSPPLSMEPRWFANHLAYTMAKYGMSMCVLGMAEELRDQGIAVNALWPRTVIATAALNLLGGDETARHGRTPEIVADAAMEILRRPARACTGNFFIDDEVLREAGITDLSRYAVEPGAELMPDLFLG
- a CDS encoding division/cell wall cluster transcriptional repressor MraZ, with the protein product MFFGTFNHAIDAKGRTSLPAKFREALAAAGEPRIVLMQYPHWRAVQALPQSVWNELVKKVMEASPLDARWQRNVLKFVSSAHEVDLDVHGRVLVPPPLREWAGLQKDVVWVGMGRTIHLYDRAAYDEQMSAEIPADQVVDFFRT
- a CDS encoding anti-sigma factor antagonist; this translates as MYEARNQDEVTVIRCVGELTRDELSAIAGLAQRARHEGRMVVVDLKRVTHLHYAGAALLKAIPGLRAAGASRYVRDLVHAGGAGGYVELYGDVEEAVRAA
- the rsmH gene encoding 16S rRNA (cytosine(1402)-N(4))-methyltransferase RsmH, coding for MSADFRHEPVLANEVLELLRPRPGELFLDGTLGGGGHSGLLLEAGARVIALDKDPRALAAATARLARFGEAFRAVRSDFRDAKNVLEALGIGAVDGALVDLGVSSPQLDEAERGFSFSRPGPLDMRMGDTGETLEDLLRRIDERELARILREYGEEPFARPVARAIKAALEAEAPLDTARLAEVVAGAIPRKAWPHRIHPATRTFQALRIAVNDELGALAAWLDGLPGVLAPGGRAAAISFHSLEDRMVKEKFRALTQACTCPPDLPVCACGAKASFAAITRKAVKASDDEIARNPRARSARLRAVEKLR
- a CDS encoding penicillin-binding protein is translated as MRAGPDPRAARWIAFRITVFSALLAAGLAAVAGRVFWLQVLQRDALAGEAVDQYLRELVLRPRRGVITDRSGVLLAGSADAQSAYADPKLLAEHDRSGAAVRRIARILKQDPRALQRKLAKGGRFVWLERRIPPAEAAALRRWIDEERVRAVRLVPETRRYYPKLELAAQVLGVVDDDGAGREGVELAEDELLRGEPARVPSLRDGRGRVVLADAPSPGREREGARVELTLDQGLQVVTERALARAVTGSRALSGTAVAMDPRTGEVLALASYPVANANAPRTADAIRNRPVTDAFEPGSTIKTFVIAAALDRGAVGPKDPFDCGAGRWPVGSHVIHDTHPVGWAGPSRILVESSNIGAAQIGARLGREGVRDALLAFGFGERPGIGLPGEIRGQVQLARSDIGLATQSFGQGPITASPLQVTTAMAAIANGGALVRPRLVKRVLDPATGQVLEAPAAEVVRQAVRPEVAAMVARWLVGVVEEPKGTGKRARLDGWRAAGKTGTAQKPDRISGGYSADRHYSSFVGFAPGEQARIAIGVFIDEPRGEIYGGEVAAPAFREIAEYALRMMGVPPDPSAVRTPPPAAIEVAQAPAADEPPEPPAVEWADRRQAAMPAGSVAVPALAGLPMRAAIRRLEELDLAPDPSGSGRVIGQTPAAGKVVARGSRVRVTLAPAG